In Amycolatopsis sp. EV170708-02-1, the following are encoded in one genomic region:
- a CDS encoding alpha/beta fold hydrolase, translated as MRLHVHQWGSGPRVVLVHGVLLGGREAWRAQRPLTERWTLLAPDRPGHGKSPDGVQDFEADAGLIAEQLLDEPAHLVGLSYGAIVAMLAAVRRPEMVRTLTVVEPPAAGIVRGDEVVDAWDAELRRFLDGPLEDPREVFKVFFPLAGVPLPIPDPVPETLRRGARALVGMRPPGDADLPLDALAGAGFPMLVVTGGHRPEYEIIADAIADGTGARREIVRGMGHLVPDTGAAFNELLEGFLKHGE; from the coding sequence ATGCGCCTTCATGTGCATCAGTGGGGTTCCGGACCGCGGGTCGTTCTCGTGCACGGCGTGCTGCTCGGCGGCCGCGAGGCGTGGCGGGCCCAGCGCCCGTTGACCGAGCGGTGGACGTTGCTCGCGCCGGATCGTCCCGGGCACGGGAAGTCGCCGGACGGCGTGCAGGATTTCGAGGCCGACGCCGGATTGATCGCGGAGCAGCTGCTCGACGAGCCCGCGCATCTGGTCGGGCTGTCCTACGGTGCGATCGTCGCGATGCTGGCCGCCGTGCGGCGGCCGGAGATGGTCCGGACGCTCACCGTGGTCGAACCGCCCGCGGCCGGGATCGTCCGCGGCGACGAGGTCGTCGACGCGTGGGACGCCGAGCTGCGGCGATTCCTCGACGGGCCGCTCGAAGATCCTCGCGAGGTGTTCAAGGTGTTCTTCCCGCTCGCGGGTGTGCCGCTGCCCATCCCGGATCCGGTGCCGGAGACGCTGCGGCGCGGGGCTCGCGCGCTCGTCGGGATGCGGCCGCCGGGTGACGCGGACCTACCGCTCGACGCGCTGGCCGGAGCGGGCTTCCCGATGCTCGTCGTCACCGGCGGTCATCGGCCGGAGTACGAGATCATCGCCGACGCGATCGCGGACGGGACCGGTGCGCGCCGCGAAATCGTGCGGGGGATGGGGCATTTGGTGCCGGATACCGGGGCGGCGTTCAACGAGCTTTTGGAAGGATTTCTGAAGCACGGAGAGTAG
- a CDS encoding alpha/beta fold hydrolase translates to MVSGLDSLAGTLVDVGNKQKISTTQAAVRPARQALVVFPGYIMPGDVLSAAFSRHLGLDTTMLVAQYADRGLDMDDFYAQIMVELEKLKPERIRLYGASLGGMCAREFLKRYEQSGMRFGKVSLILDTAPGNVRNIKRSPVLFWFASWYRGGPISGAIWAFLSRFNDLGVVAEPDADKSLIEEGRRRSAWAGIPALATQANFIDSFPALRPLELVGVVDRMTYIHSNNPEEDPLVRVEESIAEWNRAFPALIRVKMDDRSGGWHIPLIERPGEVMRAILAV, encoded by the coding sequence ATGGTCAGTGGCTTGGATTCACTGGCTGGTACGCTGGTGGATGTGGGAAATAAGCAGAAAATAAGCACTACGCAAGCTGCTGTGCGGCCTGCAAGGCAAGCGCTTGTGGTGTTCCCGGGCTACATTATGCCGGGCGATGTTCTTTCTGCGGCGTTTTCTCGCCACCTTGGTCTGGATACCACGATGCTGGTGGCCCAATACGCGGATCGCGGATTGGACATGGATGACTTCTATGCGCAGATTATGGTCGAACTGGAAAAACTCAAGCCTGAAAGAATCCGGCTGTACGGTGCGTCCCTGGGGGGAATGTGTGCCAGGGAGTTCCTTAAACGATACGAGCAATCAGGTATGCGCTTTGGAAAAGTCTCCCTGATTCTCGATACTGCACCAGGTAATGTTCGCAACATCAAAAGGTCGCCCGTTCTTTTTTGGTTCGCCTCCTGGTATCGAGGTGGGCCGATATCGGGGGCGATTTGGGCATTTCTGAGCCGCTTCAACGACCTCGGTGTCGTCGCTGAACCTGATGCTGATAAGAGTCTCATCGAAGAAGGTCGACGCCGTTCTGCATGGGCGGGAATTCCGGCTTTGGCAACCCAGGCGAACTTCATAGACTCGTTTCCCGCTCTGCGTCCACTGGAGCTTGTTGGAGTTGTGGACCGGATGACCTACATCCACTCCAACAACCCGGAGGAAGATCCGCTGGTTCGAGTCGAAGAGTCGATAGCAGAGTGGAATAGGGCATTTCCCGCACTGATTCGAGTCAAGATGGACGATCGATCAGGTGGGTGGCACATCCCCCTGATCGAACGACCGGGCGAAGTGATGCGCGCGATCCTTGCTGTGTGA